One stretch of Gemmatimonadota bacterium DNA includes these proteins:
- a CDS encoding amidohydrolase family protein — protein sequence MIVDTHVHIWEISDKYPVGPTAPTWNSYPDEPGTAEELLADMDAEGVDWTVLVQTSWSTWDNGYIADSVVRYPDRFVGHGLVDPQDPDNAEQVRYWIRERGLVGFRLHPMYYLDEKILLTEQNGPMWEEIAALDAIIQFHLRPEDADQVAAIARRCPDTVLILDHMGYPQIDCPLAKYQPILDLARFDNVFFKLSDVAGRSQEAHPYKDVHPYIEAALAVFTAQRTVWGTGYPGYHRVKHKWPTLADELRLIREGLPFLTDGDIERILGGTAAEIWGLSG from the coding sequence ATGATTGTAGATACGCACGTTCACATTTGGGAAATTTCGGATAAGTATCCGGTTGGTCCCACTGCGCCGACGTGGAATAGCTATCCTGATGAGCCGGGTACTGCCGAGGAACTTTTGGCTGATATGGATGCCGAAGGGGTGGATTGGACGGTGCTCGTGCAGACGAGTTGGTCCACCTGGGATAATGGTTATATCGCGGATTCGGTGGTTCGGTATCCGGATCGGTTTGTCGGGCATGGTCTTGTTGATCCCCAGGATCCCGATAATGCCGAGCAGGTGCGCTACTGGATTCGGGAGCGCGGTCTGGTTGGGTTCCGTTTGCATCCGATGTATTATCTCGATGAGAAGATTCTGCTTACGGAGCAGAACGGTCCGATGTGGGAAGAGATCGCGGCGCTTGATGCGATTATCCAGTTTCATTTGCGGCCCGAGGATGCGGATCAGGTCGCTGCGATTGCGCGGCGGTGTCCGGATACTGTTCTTATCTTAGACCATATGGGGTACCCGCAAATAGATTGTCCGCTTGCTAAATATCAGCCGATTCTGGATCTGGCGCGTTTTGACAATGTGTTTTTTAAACTTTCGGATGTGGCTGGGCGTTCGCAAGAAGCTCATCCGTACAAAGATGTGCATCCCTATATTGAGGCGGCGCTGGCGGTTTTTACTGCTCAGCGTACGGTCTGGGGGACTGGTTATCCCGGGTATCACCGGGTCAAGCACAAGTGGCCCACGCTTGCTGATGAACTGCGTCTTATTCGCGAGGGGTTGCCCTTTCTGACGGATGGGGATATAGAACGCATTCTGGGCGGGACTGCGGCTGAGATATGGGGTCTGTCGGGATAA